Proteins encoded by one window of Rhinolophus ferrumequinum isolate MPI-CBG mRhiFer1 chromosome 13, mRhiFer1_v1.p, whole genome shotgun sequence:
- the CREG2 gene encoding protein CREG2 produces the protein MSVRRGQRLAGPGTRLSWLLCCSALLSPAAGYVIVSSVSWAVTNEVDEELDSASTEEAMPALLEDSGSIWQRSFPASAHKEDAHLPPPAGTARARPSPAPPGMFSYRRESGPRLRPSTARFLAHASAWGCLATVSAHEKIPGLPFGNCVPISDGPLNNSTGIPYFYVTPKDPVVANLMKNPVASLLLPESEGEFCRKNIVDPEDPRCARLTLTGQVMAVSPEEVEFAKQAMFSRHPVMRKWPRQYEWFFMKMRIEHIWLQKWYGGLAGISREEYFKAVPRKA, from the exons ATGTCGGTGCGCCGTGGCCAAAGGCTGGCGGGGCCGGGGACCCGCCTCTCCTGGCTGCTGTGCTGCAGCGCCCTGCTGTCCCCGGCCGCGGGCTACGTGATCGTGAGCTCGGTGTCCTGGGCCGTCACCAACGAGGTGGATGAGGAGCTGGACAGCGCCTCCACCGAGGAGGCAATGCCCGCGCTGCTGGAGGACTCGGGCAGCATCTGGCAGCGGAGCTTCCCGGCCTCGGCGCACAAGGAGGACGCTCACCTGCCGCCCCCCGCGGGCACCGCCCGCGCCCGGCCGTCCCCCGCGCCGCCGGGGATGTTCTCCTACCGGCGCGAGAGCGGCCCGAGGCTGCGCCCGAGCACCGCCCGCTTCCTGGCCCACGCCAGCGCCTGGGGCTGTCTGGCCACGGTGTCGGCGCACGAGAAG ATCCCAGGCCTGCCATTTGGGAACTGCGTGCCCATCAGCGATGGCCCCTTGAACAATAGCACTGGGATTCCTTACTTCTATGTGACACCCAAGGACCCCGTGGTGGCCAATCTGATGAAGAACCCCGTGGCCTCGCTCCTGCTGCCGGAATCAGAAGGAGAGTTCTGCAG AAAAAACATCGTCGACCCAGAAGACCCCCGCTGTGCCCGATTAACACTCACCGGCCAGGTGATGGCAGTGTCTCCTGAAGAAGTGGAATTTGCCAAACAAgccatgttttcaag GCACCCGGTGATGAGGAAGTGGCCTCGTCAGTATGAGTGGTTCTTTATGAAGATGAGGATAGAACACATCTGGCTTCAGAAATGGTATGGAGGACTTGCGGGCATTTCGAGGGAGGAATATTTCAAAGCAGTTCCAAGAAAGGCCTGA